A segment of the Lycium barbarum isolate Lr01 chromosome 7, ASM1917538v2, whole genome shotgun sequence genome:
AGTTCATTCTATAGTAATTCTGTAATATGATTATACTACCAATGATAAtaaatatgttacacctcgaaacattttccgttggtacgcaagtaaacgaactagtgatgtgtgcaaggagtgcgagtgtataatgtttcatgagcaatgtgcgtatatggacgagaatgattagaatgaaaagtcgagaaatgtgaaaagttgaaagttggcaaaacttcccagtggtcgtaaagtgcaaaatacggaccgtaaaatggaatacggtccgtaaactggcagtcgtaaattaccatgcaaggtttcaactttctgcccagttgagaagtggtaaaatacgacctggtggacggtccgtaaagtgatttacggcccgtaaaccatggtcgtaaatcaccatgcatgcaaccaaagtttctggttctgcttaaggttaaagacgaccacgagggacggtccgtaaactggaatacggaccgtaaacctccatggacgaccactgtacacctcagcacagattttcaattcattaaatatgaggaccaagacttgctttatttcatttctacattacaccacttctctctagaatcatctctctacatttatttcataagttttcaaggattataagtcaccaacaacataaacaagtgaagcaagtgtaagcaagccattaaataccattcaagtcaagaaatgcaaatggagaaaaactagggttttgctcaaagtggagtattattaaccaaagcttgttcttacaacttctaaggtaagattcatgatttttacatgatgtttaaggtattgaagagttgaaatacatggattgtagaaaatatggtcaagtaggtcatgaatgatgaatagtggcattttgaggaataatttgaattgaatcatgaatgttgttgtgttgtgatatgaatgcattataaatggtactaagatcatgaactagacacttagacgaatggacgaagttggatgttatgaccatgaatatgggtgaattagaggcaaattaaggaatctaaataatgtggataacgtgaatgactaatggccattgttatgatatcaatgaaggtatagacgctagcattggaaggaagcgtgcaagtgtagaatagtccgacgaaaaggtatgtaaggctaacccttctttcataaggcatggttccttggccaaactcttaaatcctctatatgagtatgttgtattcaagtgattgacactccgagctcataagctcacgatcctcgatacgtgctatgATTGTAttacgcaccccatttgacgagtaagaaTAAGATAGATATGTAGCggaaatgatgataataataatgatgctaaggtgcctacgggctattatatttacatgtgcctatgaagggctataatgacaccccgagcttataacgccgggtaggatatatgtatatgaatatgtataaagtatgtatacgattacgaaacgcgagcacacatctgcagatggtacgggtaaccccgaagccttggtagggacaggtataaataacattgagccttggttggccaagtatgtatgaaataccgaaccttatggtcgggtacgctatgtatgtatataagtgtatggctatgtatataatatgagtatgaatgtgaaacgactatgtatatgaatgcgaataggggcatgtatatgaatacgagcactattatgaaatacgcatgaaaaatggaaagttcctatgaaaggcaggtaagtgccatgatgatgatattattgtcttccctcctatgccacttcatatattgtctatgatgcttctatattgatcttaatcacgctttacatactcagtacattcttcgtactgacgtccttttgtttgtggacgttgtgtcatgcccgcaggtgcacaggaagacagatttgatccatagctgcttattcagagattacatagtggagctccatttccttcggagccatagcttttgggtacttattcttttgtgtatataaatatgggcatagcggggtcctgtcccgctcatgtgatatgttatactcttcctagaggctcgtagtcatgtgtatatggttagacatgtccggccttgtcggcctatgttttgtgtatcattttgtcggccacgttggcccatgtacattaatgtggcatagatgcctatggtgatataaatgtactgttgtctaattgggactagttgacgaatgaatgaaaatgtatgtataattatgtagctcacctagatgtaagtttaagagtaagctatgagggtgctcgggtgggctagcaccgggtgctcgtcgcggccccgagtcgggtcatgacaaaatatCAGCCTAATAATGTCGTTATTCATTAGTTTGAGCTTGCACTTATATGTAATTCATCGCACACTTTTTTTAGTATTTTTAAAACATTTATTCTATTTAGCATTggatacacgtgcaacgcacgtgtccGAAAACTAGTTACATATAAAATAATATTGCATTGCTGCATAATAAAGCATTTTATAATACAAAAACACACAATTAATGCGAAGTTTAACACCACACTTATTTCCACAGTAACCAAATGCCTACAAAGTTGATTAATATTTCTGAAGATCAAAATAATGTGAGGATAGTACTTTGTTTAGTCTGGTACAGACATAGAACACAGGCAAGGATGAATCCAAAGAGTAGTGGGTTTCAAGAAACGAATATAATATAAAGATTTTTTTGTTCTTCCGTAAATTAACTTTAGCTTTGTAAAAAACAGAGAGGTGGGACAAGCTTATTATTCACTTAACCCCcagtttggatggttgttttcATGGTTCATTATTGTATTGTTTTTTCTTATTAATATTAGAAAATGACTTTTTTATAGTCAAAATAATGTGAATTTCTTTATGaattttttcttgatttatttcattATTGAAATAAACCCGGACCCGGTGCTCAGCTCAACTGGAGAGGCTTTCTGATCTAGAAGTGCTAATTCGGTTTGGATAGACTTCATTCAAGAAATACCATATTTGTTTTCATTGTCTTGCATGGTTACTTCTTTCATTTCCTCATTATTCCCCACCCACCTCACCACCACGCCACAACCACCCACCACCCCCTCCACTAGCCCAACCCACCCAACCACCACCCTAGCAACCCaccacctacttattttttaaagtttctattttatcCTTTATCTTAGTTTTATAAATATATGTTAACTAGTTTGTAATTAAGGGTTATGGATATTTTATAACACTTACATGTTATTATACAGTATCATACAGTCAAGCCAAATAATaaaaattttattaaataaattttattaaatcataacatataatacagtctatccaaacattgtattcataCAATAAAATACGATATTGTACATTATGAAAACATGGATAACGACCATCCAAATAGAGTGTTAATTTCGAACCTTTACCCTAAAAATGTCGGTAGATTTCTAAGTTATCAAAAAATGAAGAAGAGAGAAAGTGCTAACCTTACAATGgctatttatgaattttgttgGAGCAAAGGAGAATTGGGAGTTAGAAAACATAGGCTTTTAATTTTAGAAATGGGATCATGAGAAGCTAAGGAGAGACAATCAACTCAAACATTTTTCCCTTTCACTGTCTTTATTGGAGAGGaaagtaaaaacaaaaaacataTGAAGCTCAATTATGCAAATGGGGAGTTTTAAAagttcggaaaagggccaaaattacccctgaactttgggaaatagttcattcatatccttcgttatactttagggccaattatacccttaccgttatactatggggtcaattatactcttatgtctaacagctgccacgtggcatcatcccaacccttcaaaattattttcccctcaaataattttttatccactaaaataacccaacccgacccgatcttttttttccagccaaactgatacggacccaacccaaTACCCCTTGGTTGGAAAGAAAAAAcaatcgggtcgggttgggttattttagtgggtaaaaaattatttgaggggaaaataattttgaagggctgggatgatgccacgtggcagctgttagacataagggtataattgaccccatagtataacggtaagggtataattgatcctaaagtataacgaagggtatgaataaactatttttcaaagttcaggggtaattttaaAAGTTTGCTTTTTAAGCAATTGAGACTGAAGTGGTCAAACGTACGACCAACTGAACTGCATTTGGCAGAAGACCAAAGCTTGTGTTCACAGTTAAAAAAGGAAAAAGGCACCTAGCTAAGCTCTGCCCTATCAGGGTGAACCACTAGAAAATAACAACTATTACTACCTTTCAATGGCAAACAATTTAATTGATTTACTATTTGAATTGAACAAAATCATCCAACAAAAATGTCATAATATGTTATTTACAAATGTCCTATGTAAAGATTATTTAACTAAAATATCATTATAATAAACTATTCTTTTTGTCCCAATTTATTTGGCATAAttcgaatttcgagagtcaaacttgtTAATTTGATTCGGACAAAGAATCTTTGAGTTTTTTGAGGTAAAATTTACATATTCCAAAACTACTTTAAAAatactacttataagtcacaataattaacaattcaaaatatttggaAGACATGAAAAGcccataataattttttttttaaaaaaaatcatttgaatCTCAAAATCCGAAAGGTGCCAAATAAAttaagacggagggagtacaaaaCGAAATCTTAGTTTATGAATCTTCATTTGTCATATCACTCTATTTAACTTTCTTTTAGtctaattttttctttttaaaaaatttcatttATTACTAGAAGTCGTTTATCTTTTCTACTGATATATAAATATCTAACAAAACTAAAAGCCTCCGAGCAAACCTTTGATCTAACCTAAGGTAAACACTAAAACATAACAATAAAACTTGTTTTATGTAATAATAATATAAGACTTGTTGGTAATAGTTCACTTCTTCTTATAATGCTTTTGCCTTAGTTTTGAAAATTGATTGGTCCTAGAGAAACACTCAATTTTCAGTTTGTAAAAGTGATTAGAGCGTACCCTTGAGTCTCAATTTCAATAAGCCGATGAAGGATGATGTATATTTAGGGCATATCTGGTGTATATTGATGTATATCGAGTGGTATATTGACTAACAATGGAATATTAACAACAAGGATAAGCAATTCTAGGATTTCAATCAAAGATTTGCAGTTAGCAGTTTAGGGAATTAACCGAGATAAAGCTAAGAGAGAAAATAGAGAGATAAGAGAAATTGATCTTGTATATTcatgaatgattgaatgaattgAGATTTCAAGTATTTATACATCCTATGCTAATGATTAACTTCTAATCTATAAGCTACAGCTGTCATTAACTATCCTAACAAGATGGACAACCTGTAATCACAACTAACTAACAATAGGATCAGTAACTAACTTTCAAATCCTAACCGACTTTCAAATTGTAACTAACTCTTGGACACAGTTTCTCAACTACTCGACTGCAACTGTTTTCTTCATGCTCTTCATCTCTTGATCACATCCTCATCTACATGCCATGATGATCTTCATAGCAGTGCAGGCCCATGCATAAGGACGTTattacatttgaattgtacaagtatgataagcaACTAAAGCAATAATAAGGGATATGAACAATAAAGCATAATGAAATTGAATGCTCATATCATGAGCTGATCTGTATAGAAACAACCTAtgcaaatatcatgtaactaCGGCCTCAGGCCCAACAAATTATGAGATCTCAAAGCTATAGCCTTAGgcccaaaataattacatatgcatatgaatcataactatggccttaggcccaatcaaACATGAGGCAACAGGTGTAAAACTGACTACTGGCTCTGTAACCTGACTGATGACTTAGACTGCATTCTGAGACTCGTAGATTGAATTACAAGTCTtttagattaagctagggttcatAGAATGCATAACAAGTATGAACATAATCAGAAAACTGAGCTCTAACCCTaggttatgaaaatcaagaactagggcaAAATCATGAACTGGCTGGATTTCTGAGAATTATGATAATTGAGGTATGAGGATGATTAAACAATGTTCCTCATGTAGATAGTTTGCTTAACATACTTGGAATTGCTCTCAAACATGAATAATAATCTGGTCTTGGAAAAAGAGTTCCAAGGTTTTGCTCTTTATgctctttaattgggttttcttaaaaaccctatgttaagaacatggtttcatgattagattaagagcatatatgataaaattgatttggaagagtttggaatgacttaccttgttgttttggattgttgggagaagaacacttcgtttctagggcttggaattatgaaaaacgaaataaaataactgaagactggtatttataggttctggtgcggGCTGGGAAATACGggccaaaatacggtccgtaaactgatttATGGTCTGTAAACCTGGACCGTAATTAAACCTGTTTCAAACAGAATCACTGGCTTCCGTCAATATGAAATTCCACCAGAAaaattccagaatgcacagtgattttgGGTGTCACTttatgacttgaaatacgggccatattctggtttacggtccgtattctggggcgtaaatccccatctgacagttgaagagaaatttccaattctcacattctttatctggttttctaagtctggaATCATgatcaaagcttaagttaaaggtctgaggtgttacaagACTTGACCTCAAGTCTTGAAAGAAGGGAGCTTGTGTTGTAACTCGGAAGCATACTCCCAAGtagcatcaacaacaaccatatctATCCACTTGACAAGAACTTGAGCTACAGCCTTATTACCCCTCTTGACAAGTCTCATATCAAGTATAGTTGCAGGATCAGGACAAAAGGGACTAGAAATGTGAACCACAAGAGGATGAGTGAAAGTATAAGGAAGTGCATGGCATTTCTTTAGTTGTGAGACATGGGCTGTAGGATGAATGAGCACCTCAGATAGTAATAACAACTTGTAGGAAACAGCTCCCACCTTAGCTTTAACCATATATGGACCAAAATACTTACTAGCTAGCTTGTTGTTGATAGCAGCAGAAACTAGCCTATGAGGTTGGAGTTTCAGATAAACCCAATCTCCAACTTCAAAACACCTATCAGACCTGTGTTTGTCAGTAAGATCCTTCATCCTTTGCTGAGCTCTTGAGATGTGAAACTTCAAGAGAAGTATGATAGCTTCCCTAGAAACCAAAGACCTGTCCACTATCTCACAAGATGATTCTCCAGCTAGATAAGGAAGATGAATAGGAGGTTTTTGACCATACAAAACCTCATATGGGGTGCACCTTATAGAAGCATGATAGGTGGTATTATACCACCATTCAGTTAGAGGCAAATATTTAGACCACTCAGAACAAAAACACCTCAAATAAGTTTTAAGTGTCCTATTCAAAACCTCAGTCTGACCATCAGTCTGAAGGTGATAAGTAGTGGATCTTTGTAGTTGAACACCTTGCAAGGTGAACAATTCTTACCAAAAGGTACTGAGAAAGATAGGATGCCTATCACTAGTAATGGTGGTAGGCAACCCATGCAGCTCAAAGACATGATCAAGGAAGCATTGTGCCACATATTGAGCTGTATATGGGTGTTGCAAACATATGAAGTGACCATACTTACTCAACCTGTCTACTACAACCAAAATGACATCCTTACCTTTAGACTTAAGCAACCCTTCAATGAAATCCATGCAAATATCAGTCCACACAACATCAGGTATAGGTAGAGGTTGTAGCAACCTTGGGTAAGCTTCTACATCATATTTATGTCTTTGGCAAACATCACACCGCTGAATGAAGTTTCTAACATCAGTAGCAAGAGATTTCCAGTAGAAAAGAGATTCAACTCTTCTAATAGTAGCACCCATTCCTGAGTGTCCTCCTAGTGTAGGGTTATACCACAAACCAACAATAGTCCGTTTCAACTTAGGATCATTTCCTACAACCAATCTCCCCTCCCACCGTAACTGCTCATTTGACTAGGTGAAGGATTTAAAAGGTTGAGTGTGCAGCTTCAGAATTATGTCCTTCAACACTATATCAGTTGTCCAAGTTGCTTTAATTTGCTCAAATAGGGAATCATGAGGTGCTAGGAGTGATATTGCCAATAGTTCAAAATCAGGCTTCCTTGACAAAGCATCAGCAGCTTTGTTTTCAACTCCCTTTTTATACTCAATTGAGAAGTCAAATGCCATGAGCATAGAGATGCCAGGAATCGGAAAATCAGTATGAATATGTTGCTCTAACAAGTGTTTGAGTGCCTTTTGATAAGTTTTAACAACAAATGGTCTTCCTAGCAGATAATGAGATCACTTAGTGATAGCAAATATGAGAGCCAAAAACTCTCTATCATAGACTAACATAGCTTGGTGTCTTGGTGCTAAGGACTTGCTGATATAGGCAATTGGATGCTTTTGCTGCATTAACACAACACCAATACCTTTACCACTAGCATCAGTTTCAACTATAAAGGGCTTAGAGTAATCTGGTATAGCTAGAACAGGTGCATAAATCAGTGCTAGTTTTAACTTTTCAAATGCTGCAGTAGCTTCTTCACACCATTTGAACCCTTCCTTCTTGAGGAGATCATGTAGTGGTCTGCATATAGAACCATAACCTTGaatgaaccttctataataaccaacAAGGCCTAGAAATCCTCTAAGTTGTTTAATATTGCTAGGCATGGGCCAGTTTGCAACTGCGGCAATCTTCTTTGGATTTGTGGAGTCACCCTCTTCACTAATGAAAAGGCCTAAGTACTCAACTTTAGGCACTTAAAAAGCACACTTGGACATCTTGGCATACAATTAATATCTTTGCATCAAGTCAAGAACTAGCTTAACATGCTCACTTAGATTCCTGTTGTATATtaaaatgtcacaccccaattccggaGTGACGTGACCGGCACCAGAagccaaactaggcccgagcgaaccactctaaatctgtaGCTCTGGGGAGCGAACCACTTATAATGTCTAATCTGGAGATATAAAAAAATACTGAccatctcgtctgaactgggcacacacccaaaatatatatataactgagcaagccgagGAGGCTGCTTTAATCATATAAAACCAACAACATTcaacagacatatacaagccgacaaggctatcacactgacatactatatacaggactcatctacaagcctctagggatatgtgtgactgtaccatacaatctgaaaaaaaaaaaagactccaAAGGACCTGGCAACTCCGGACAGAaaaggagctcaccaatcagctgatgtcCAATCCTTTCTATTGGGGAGGTTTATCAATCTGTTGATCTATACctacaggcatgaatgcagcaccCCAGACAAAAGAGacatcagtacgaaataatgtaccgagtatgtaagccaACGATAACTGAAACTGATCTGGAAAtgatacaatctggaggccaaaaaatgccctgaatatctcacctgacctgtctcCTATGAAATGAAATATTATaccattatatatatgtatatcactgaccaagtggctaggAAACTGTAAAATATCACTGGCCAAGTAGCCAGGCAATATGTCttactgacccgtcggccaggcaatctgtctcactgacccataggccaggcatatctgtctcactgacctgtaggccaggcaaaataaaaatctctcactgaccaagtgtccaggctaaagaaaaatatatatatcatgcGTATGCTAAAAAATACTGATattgtaacatgtctcttctgtctctctataacacaaggacatagggaggggatgtAGCCCCTCAGAAGGAATAATATAACACTCAGAAACTagacaacaatatgacaagctctactttgataaATCTCGAGTCATAAGGTTTATCACGCTCTTACCATACATGGAAACATGCCAAGAAAACaaggaacagccttaacataccttttcggtcttaTATTACTTAACGTTTATTCTCCCGAgatcataaatctacattcaagagaaatcatactactgttaggctcATTGACATATGCCTACCTCAAGTCTTTAAATTAGACTTCTTTAGAATTTGCTGAAATtcaggcaacatctcccctgtttatatccctagcccgaaatcacaataccaacaatcaacacaacaacaacaactctaatgccaacaacatcatcgtccataccaaaatattccataaaacatctcacacaatgtttatccaatttctcaacccacaaatcCATTATACGATtaattaataactttatctccgtaaatacacctaaatcaatatcaataagggaagattcataccttacctccgctagaactgcaatatcttcactttccaccttgaacTCTAGCCAAAATTCACCGCAAtatgatattataatcgcaactatacactGTCTGAACCTGAAttcggagattatacttaatttgaCTAAAATTTGATGTTGGGAAGTTGTGGGAAATTTTTAGAATATTTGAGGGGATTTTCTGGTGGGTTTTGATGAAGAAAGGGGGGTAAGCCCCCCTTATATAGAGTTCCAGAATCTGCCTGGACCGACTGaaaatttgctcagcgcgatcgcgttcgTGCTGAGTTGCTGGGTCCTCCTCTGCgcattcgcgcagggttaattccctgctctgacagcccatcttaaaatgctcataacgtttgattccgatgtcggattgacgcgcagtttgttgcattggaatctagacttcctgaactttaaTTTAGtcttttactttgcttcaaaacttcacatatactaaaagatattcctcCTCCAATTTGGGCCAAAGTTGCCCTTCAtactttctccaaagttccaacaaacttaatttccctAATCCACTTGCCCTCCAATGCTTCCCtagattattatatgaacttaaactctcataatcataagatagtcgcatataatctcatatatcctggAAGGTACTCCAGTATCCACAATTGCacagctaacacctaacgaatcttaacgtaccaaactatgaggtgtaacataaaATGTCATCAAAGAAGACTAAACTGTCTTCCTTAGTAATGGTTTAAAGACTGAACTCATCAAACTTTGGAAGGATGAGGGTGCATTATTCAGTCTAAAAGGCATGACTAGGAACTCATAATGCCCTTCATGAGTTTTAAAAGCTGTCTTTTGAGTGTCCCCTTCATGCATTCTTAACTGATGATAACCATCTCTTAAATCTATATTTGAGAATACAACTGCACCACATAGTTCATCCAACAAATCTTCAATTATTGGTATTGGGAATTTATTCTTTATAGTAAGCTGGTTTAACTCTCGATAGTCTACACACAACCTCCAACAGCCATCTTTTTTCCCAACCAACACAACAGGTGAAGCATAAGGGCTTGTGCTATGCTGGATAATACTTTGATCCAGCATTTCTTGTACAAGTTTCTCAATAATATCCTTCTTAATACCAGGGTATCTATAAGGTCTCTTACTGACAGGATTAGCAGATTCTATTAGAGGTATTCTATGATCAAATGCTCTTCTGTGAGGTGGAAGAGTAGTGGGAGGTTCAAAGATACTAGCATACTGCTTAATCAAGTAAGATATAACAGGTGTTAGGAATTCACCTGGAGTAGCTTGTATATGGTGACTTTGCAGTTTTTCATCTGATCCAGAAGTGAGGGACATCATGAAGAAT
Coding sequences within it:
- the LOC132601530 gene encoding uncharacterized protein LOC132601530, translated to MGVKPVNKPHQPGLLPTPIHYRSNTFQKQTTPNTFKRPFEPTSSKTSKIPGRRLTSAEMDKKRAKGLYFFCDEKYVPGHKCNNNKQIFLVDMVEEEQVKKDMIDKSLTEYIEEGDEFMTISLQAFTGVSGYQTIRVTGYHEKKPLQVLIDTGSTHNFIDQEVAKKLGYKASSIMEQLVSVADGRRVQTASWLNTLGRVIFDFRNRTIYFMYQDEKLQSHHIQATPGEFLTPVISYLIKQYASIFEPPTTLPPHRRAFDHRIPLIESANPVSKRPYRYPGIKKDIIEKLVQEMLDQSIIQHSTSPYASPVVLVGKKDGCWRLCVDYRELNQLTIKNKFPIPIIEDLLDELCGAVVFSNIDLRDGYHQLRMHEGDTQKTAFKTHEGHYEFLVMPFRLNNAPSSFQMPKVEYLGLFISEEGDSTNPKKIAAVANWPMPSNIKQLRGFLGLVGYYRRFIQGYGSICRPLHDLLKKEGFKWCEEATAAFEKLKLALIYAPVLAIPDYSKPFIVETDASGKGRPFVVKTYQKALKHLLEQHIHTDFPIPGISMLMAFDFSIEYKKGVENKAADALSRKPDFELLAISLLAPHDSLFEQIKATWTTDIVLKDIILKLHTQPFKSFT